A genomic region of Cannabis sativa cultivar Pink pepper isolate KNU-18-1 chromosome 1, ASM2916894v1, whole genome shotgun sequence contains the following coding sequences:
- the LOC133033723 gene encoding LOB domain-containing protein 12-like: MGGNSPCASCKLLRRRCAKDCIFAPYFPSEDPHKFAIVHKVFGASNVSKMLQELPFDQRTDAVSSLVYEANARMRDPVYGCVGAISYLQNQVSELQMQLALAQAEILCIQMQHDQATIVDSGGIVCRGSASPVEMDPCYFGYYDKSCFSGQNNSNDTTLMMMSPPDHHHHQYHNFSSSTSSIAIHDSLKRESLFGNDMVS; this comes from the exons ATGGGTGGGAATTCACCCTGCGCTTCATGCAAATTGCTGAGACGTCGTTGCGCCAAAGACTGTATCTTCGCCCCATACTTTCCCTCTGAAGATCCCCACAAATTTGCCATTGTGCACAAGGTCTTTGGTGCAAGCAATGTCAGCAAAATGTTACAG gAGCTTCCATTTGATCAAAGAACTGATGCAGTGAGTAGTTTAGTGTATGAAGCAAATGCAAGAATGAGAGATCCAGTTTACGGGTGTGTTGGGGCCATATCGTACCTACAAAACCAAGTTTCGGAGCTGCAAATGCAACTGGCCTTGGCCCAGGCCGAGATTCTATGCATTCAGATGCAGCATGATCAGGCAACCATAGTTGATAGTGGCGGCATCGTTTGCAGGGGGTCGGCTTCACCGGTAGAGATGGACCCATGTTACTTTGGGTACTACGATAAATCCTGTTTTTCGGGTCAAAATAATAGCAATGATACTACTCTCATGATGATGAGCCCAcctgatcatcatcatcatcaatatcACAATTTCTCCTCTTCCACCTCCAGTATTGCAATTCATGACTCTCTTAAGCGAGAGTCTCTTTTTGGAAATGACATGGTttcttaa